In one window of Cytophagaceae bacterium ABcell3 DNA:
- a CDS encoding baseplate J/gp47 family protein produces MSIDCNKILNVLKREGTDQQMRVRGKLMSDQLNLIDFDLSDWVLFAFKFADYVKFPEKDPSGIGRNNWRDFFNLFPEEGYKETDLEDIKDSIAAFLRNAEQEHNLTPHLTLYVVFLKLIQKSQKRFNGLTKRHLDFYYQNILHIEKKPLRSDHVYVLFELAKNFSEGRVPQGTSLDAGKDLDGKKLIYKTTEEVVVNTAKISHLKSIYHQEATNNQPGYLGAAPVVNSKDGLGEEFLDGSKSWRPFRKQASLSAKLGFSLSSHMLRLAEGERKIEVSFSFDKDVEIDGAIGELFSVTLTGEDGWYKPTGGIVSSIAERTLTLTIRLNEDEPAIVPFNNDLHEGSYRVHEPVIRVNVDVSGDTGYAFYSKMSKAIFSSFEIEVKVDDVRNVQLENSFGPLDPQRPFFPFTPRPVKGGYFQVSYAEALQKNPESITVEMDWVNLPDDFKKLYEAYDAGVEGSSYFTFTEAGASNDKHLLFQGSHFNYEFTTGLDKDLKVKLTETFLHEIYPRIYTQKAINLGCGDKLPNEPYTPLAENISLSYKATLTVDLNEGNDGKALFFHELPFGYVQKFPRTSQEESSFNLLPDYDYGGELYIGLENASPRQQISLLFQLTEGSENPLSVDRSAGERVEWAFLSKNVWRELPPESILKDQTNNFLQSGIFRCVLPVGADVANTVLPTGYHWLRARKKKISYDAVCEFVDVKAQVVEAKFEDNGNNTGHLEHGLSEETISNLTRRVSAFKGIAQPFPSFGGRLPEADLSFYRRVSERLRHKNRTVSLWDYEHMVLENFPRIYKVKCLNHTSGDNYQSPGYIEIVVIPDTVNQKVYDMFQPRVSQAVRDQIQDFVSARSSFHVRVKVLNPLYREVKVKLKVKFKAGYEENYYRQEIRQEINRFLAPWAYEKETLPEFGNSLHKSLLIHFLEGLEYVDYLRDVEIQVKGSGGEFDKVSSGFVQDSNPKAILVPADRHSVDLVE; encoded by the coding sequence TGCTTTTTTAAGAAATGCAGAACAAGAACATAATCTGACGCCCCACCTTACCCTCTATGTTGTTTTTTTAAAGCTTATTCAAAAAAGTCAGAAAAGGTTCAATGGACTTACTAAGCGACACCTAGATTTTTATTATCAAAATATTCTGCATATAGAGAAAAAGCCTTTAAGGTCTGACCATGTTTATGTGCTGTTTGAATTGGCTAAAAATTTCTCTGAAGGCAGAGTTCCTCAGGGAACATCTTTGGACGCAGGTAAAGACCTCGATGGGAAAAAACTCATTTATAAAACCACAGAAGAGGTTGTTGTTAATACTGCCAAAATATCTCACTTAAAAAGCATTTACCATCAAGAGGCAACAAACAACCAACCGGGATATTTAGGCGCAGCACCTGTGGTTAATAGTAAAGACGGTTTGGGAGAAGAATTTTTGGATGGTTCAAAAAGTTGGAGGCCTTTCAGAAAACAAGCTTCACTTTCTGCCAAACTGGGCTTTTCTCTATCATCGCACATGTTGAGGTTGGCAGAGGGAGAGCGGAAGATCGAAGTGTCTTTTTCTTTTGATAAGGATGTTGAAATAGATGGTGCAATTGGGGAATTGTTTTCAGTAACATTGACTGGGGAGGACGGGTGGTATAAACCTACAGGAGGAATAGTTTCAAGCATTGCTGAAAGAACCTTGACTTTAACTATTCGCCTTAATGAAGATGAGCCTGCAATAGTTCCCTTTAACAATGACTTGCATGAAGGATCCTATAGAGTGCATGAACCTGTAATAAGGGTTAATGTTGATGTAAGTGGCGATACTGGCTATGCTTTTTATTCAAAAATGAGTAAAGCTATTTTTTCCTCTTTTGAGATTGAAGTGAAGGTGGATGATGTAAGGAATGTCCAGTTAGAAAATAGTTTTGGCCCATTAGATCCTCAGAGGCCATTTTTCCCTTTTACGCCAAGGCCTGTAAAAGGAGGATATTTTCAGGTTTCTTATGCCGAAGCACTGCAAAAGAACCCTGAAAGTATCACGGTGGAAATGGATTGGGTAAACCTGCCTGATGATTTTAAAAAACTTTATGAGGCGTATGATGCAGGTGTGGAAGGGAGTTCTTATTTTACGTTTACTGAGGCAGGGGCAAGCAATGATAAACACCTGCTTTTTCAGGGCTCACATTTTAACTATGAATTTACTACAGGACTTGATAAAGATTTAAAGGTAAAACTTACTGAAACTTTTTTGCATGAAATATACCCCAGAATATACACCCAAAAAGCGATTAACCTAGGGTGCGGGGACAAACTGCCTAATGAGCCATATACGCCGCTTGCTGAAAATATCAGTTTGTCGTATAAAGCTACTTTAACTGTCGATCTTAACGAAGGCAATGATGGCAAGGCGCTTTTTTTTCATGAATTGCCTTTTGGCTATGTGCAGAAGTTTCCTAGAACAAGTCAAGAAGAGAGTAGCTTTAATTTATTGCCGGATTATGATTATGGAGGGGAGCTTTATATAGGTTTGGAAAATGCCAGTCCACGGCAGCAGATATCACTTTTGTTTCAGTTGACAGAAGGAAGCGAAAACCCATTGTCTGTAGATAGGTCGGCAGGCGAACGTGTCGAGTGGGCTTTTTTAAGTAAAAATGTTTGGAGAGAGCTTCCGCCGGAAAGCATTCTTAAAGATCAAACCAACAACTTTTTGCAAAGTGGTATATTTAGATGCGTTCTCCCTGTGGGGGCAGACGTTGCCAATACGGTGTTGCCTACTGGGTATCATTGGTTACGTGCCAGAAAAAAGAAAATATCTTACGATGCCGTATGTGAATTCGTAGATGTTAAGGCACAAGTTGTTGAAGCCAAATTTGAAGATAATGGTAATAACACTGGTCATTTAGAACATGGGCTTTCTGAAGAAACCATTTCTAATCTAACTCGGCGTGTAAGCGCTTTTAAAGGAATTGCTCAGCCTTTTCCTTCGTTTGGAGGTCGCTTGCCTGAAGCAGACCTAAGTTTTTATAGGCGTGTGAGCGAACGGCTCAGGCATAAAAATAGGACTGTGTCTTTATGGGATTATGAACATATGGTTTTAGAGAACTTTCCTCGAATATATAAAGTGAAGTGCCTGAACCATACTTCTGGAGACAATTATCAGTCTCCGGGATATATAGAAATTGTAGTTATCCCTGATACTGTAAACCAGAAGGTTTATGATATGTTTCAGCCACGGGTGAGTCAAGCTGTGCGTGACCAAATACAAGATTTTGTTAGCGCACGCAGCTCTTTTCATGTCCGTGTAAAAGTACTAAACCCATTGTATCGAGAGGTAAAGGTGAAGCTGAAAGTAAAATTTAAAGCTGGTTATGAGGAAAATTATTACAGGCAGGAAATTCGCCAAGAAATTAACCGGTTTTTGGCTCCTTGGGCTTATGAAAAGGAAACGCTCCCTGAATTTGGGAATTCTTTACATAAAAGCTTATTGATACATTTCCTTGAAGGCCTGGAATATGTTGATTATTTAAGAGATGTTGAAATACAGGTAAAGGGATCAGGTGGGGAGTTCGATAAAGTGTCTTCAGGTTTTGTGCAGGACTCAAACCCTAAAGCTATTTTAGTTCCTGCTGATCGACATTCGGTTGATTTGGTTGAATAA
- a CDS encoding contractile injection system tape measure protein produces the protein MTSSPGYLIHKVFLELKVSDQSVAYSYADNIKKLLENELLPELEKLLAEFEHKTGGRFIQIDCLNVQLRDSLLAASGGLDQHSFFQRIKSDFIEQLRKQLVEGVNLETKDGRALLKEVPQGDREIQTVLYILKHGHKPWWLGDSEEVLFFSNWDRHNEKVKNFLRKPGFQDGLVKGLANKRFLNRLINQMSSQQLEFICEAIAKGKFKADISAELEKIADFIKPSGSNTSVLWELILATFDRERFVQVFQETVPKLSRGSFKTGLPERVLSILQIAGKLHRSNYLSQPNFSEPLSLLVQDGGEQNLESSENKVKEINDNKRPVKEPRLSEGNIKAGRTEEDSKKEGFKKKAINKEPEGKAETGSRSVMGKPGAEGKERGSSLGFDRGTPNTEKGTPEHGQKNDSAKQRSFGAFSEREYIEEETFDEIFVSHAGLVLLHPFFKNFFQKTGLLEGKELVDKAMAAHLLHYVATKTEQAFEHEMLFEKFCCNIPVGEPLPRNILLTDEMKREAENLLDAVRVHWKALKGTSSDTLRAEFLSRKGKLMLKGNFPKLIVERKVQDILLDKLPWGIGMAKFPWKKEMVFVEW, from the coding sequence ATGACTTCTTCGCCTGGGTATCTCATCCATAAAGTCTTTTTGGAACTGAAAGTTTCTGATCAGTCTGTTGCTTATAGCTATGCAGACAATATTAAAAAACTGCTAGAAAATGAACTGTTGCCAGAACTTGAAAAACTATTGGCGGAGTTTGAGCATAAGACCGGTGGAAGGTTCATACAAATCGACTGTTTGAATGTTCAATTAAGGGATAGCTTGTTAGCAGCAAGTGGAGGGTTAGATCAACACAGTTTTTTTCAAAGGATAAAAAGTGATTTTATAGAGCAGCTAAGAAAACAGTTGGTGGAGGGTGTTAATTTAGAAACTAAAGATGGACGGGCATTATTGAAAGAAGTACCTCAAGGTGACAGAGAAATTCAAACGGTGCTTTATATACTCAAGCATGGCCACAAGCCTTGGTGGCTTGGAGATAGTGAAGAAGTATTATTTTTTTCTAATTGGGACAGGCATAATGAAAAGGTAAAGAACTTTTTGCGGAAACCGGGTTTTCAGGATGGTCTTGTTAAAGGGCTTGCAAATAAGCGTTTTCTGAATAGGTTGATTAATCAGATGTCCTCCCAGCAGTTGGAATTCATTTGTGAGGCAATAGCTAAAGGAAAATTTAAGGCTGACATTTCTGCAGAACTGGAAAAAATAGCAGATTTTATAAAACCTTCAGGTAGTAATACTTCAGTCCTATGGGAACTTATATTGGCTACTTTTGATAGAGAAAGGTTTGTGCAGGTTTTTCAGGAGACAGTTCCAAAATTGTCAAGAGGTAGTTTTAAAACAGGCCTTCCTGAACGAGTGTTAAGTATTTTGCAAATTGCTGGAAAGCTACATCGGTCTAACTACCTGTCTCAGCCTAACTTTTCGGAACCTTTGTCTTTGTTAGTTCAAGATGGGGGTGAGCAAAACCTAGAAAGTTCAGAAAACAAGGTAAAGGAAATCAATGATAATAAAAGACCAGTAAAAGAACCTAGATTATCAGAGGGTAATATCAAGGCTGGCCGAACAGAAGAAGACAGTAAAAAGGAAGGTTTTAAAAAGAAAGCCATAAATAAAGAGCCAGAAGGTAAAGCGGAGACCGGAAGTAGAAGCGTTATGGGGAAGCCTGGGGCTGAAGGCAAAGAGCGGGGTAGTTCGCTTGGCTTTGATAGGGGTACACCTAATACAGAAAAGGGGACTCCAGAGCATGGGCAAAAAAATGATTCGGCAAAGCAACGTAGTTTTGGCGCATTTTCCGAAAGAGAGTATATTGAAGAAGAGACCTTTGATGAAATTTTTGTGTCTCATGCAGGTTTGGTATTGTTGCATCCATTTTTTAAGAACTTTTTTCAAAAAACTGGTTTGCTAGAAGGAAAGGAGCTGGTAGATAAGGCAATGGCGGCACACCTCTTGCATTATGTGGCTACAAAAACGGAACAGGCCTTTGAGCACGAAATGCTGTTTGAAAAGTTTTGCTGCAATATTCCGGTGGGGGAACCACTGCCTAGGAATATTCTTTTGACTGATGAAATGAAAAGGGAAGCGGAAAATCTGCTAGATGCTGTTCGGGTACATTGGAAGGCATTAAAAGGTACCTCTTCAGATACTTTGAGGGCGGAATTTCTTTCTCGGAAAGGTAAGCTGATGCTTAAAGGGAATTTTCCAAAACTCATTGTAGAGCGGAAGGTACAGGATATACTATTGGACAAACTACCTTGGGGTATTGGCATGGCTAAATTCCCATGGAAAAAGGAAATGGTATTTGTGGAGTGGTAG
- a CDS encoding DUF4157 domain-containing protein, translating into MTFLTKQHKARPKSIGHNRPFFQPRLKVGKAGGKHEKEADVVADQVVKKVEDSQKSIVQEGNETTKAPVESVTPVQDSDELVQPKEDKEDDIVQKYALGSEGVADKQGLEDEYEVAPETESALKKPLGGKALDAQTQEEMEKGFGADFSNVRIHTDSHATKMSEELEAKAFTRGNDIYFNQGAYNPASSEGKRLLAHELTHVLQQDSSSSEEEVVQKMSLRERARNALNRVGEWAGDRIEDGKNWLRGRLSNMVSDVPGYGLVTVVMGEDPLTNKSVPRNGRNFISAGLDVIPNGRDYKQKLEEEGALGEAAEWLDDEIEKLDISPKQIVNEFNGFWRSLSLDDVRDPEGAFERFTGIFAGPIDRLKTFASNIVRGFLRILKDYLVSKAKDFLLNREGFNFYPLLTVVLGHDPILGEEVDRSGENILRGFISLHPEGEEQLRQMEESGSFQRAAIWVDESLLRIKNLGGDLRNAFVNAWARITDIRSILNPIGVFEEIYGEFRQPVQELNSFAGEVSRTILSFIKDALLSRLSDFARNTRGYPLITVLIERDPFTREPVERNVENIIHGFMTLVPGGQAQFEKLQESGAIQRASDWIDNAVEDLDITWSYIRGIFTSAWDSFTLSDLAQPLAAFERIVEKFAPPVWRLVSFVVEVVKKLIQIVLEIMQFPTDLIRSIFNKAGDVFSDIVGDPIGFLRNLLLGLKLGFEQFFDNIGSHLLAGVKDWLMRQLGDVGITPPSDFSFRSIFGLVLEVLDISADQILEKVADKIGPENMERIRGAAGQIQGAWSFVSDVMERGPVAIWERVQSRISNLWNMVLEKVRSWVIVEVIQKVTQKLLTMLVPAGIMAIINSAIALFRALQSAIAYFRQILEMIDRFLDGVGNIVAGVLGPAADKLENALSNGLTIALGFLANQAGLGRVGAKIGEMIEDLRGVVDSAIDWVIDMAFRAGGALLDMGKSAVEAVRGWWNERFGFRTESGESHSFYFEEIGGERVLMLASDPTRFEAFLNEYEVGEGEDKDRKEAALSKARGLLTEINEIKEREGDNDQEIEAKVQELIPEISFLLTGKETGDALPLLVEYLNKNVKEGPSEEDTVTPEFRNAVEGDKQSKYNEDENGNKVYMLTDHGTRIQRMKGMKDKGYMKLRIEDGYLVPAIDQSPHKLFKPEGLEIKKYNGRYVINYKTKSLSETEDGTQDFMVLLRFEDIVDGNVKREKRTVRGNRLQKKPSGKPRGSHDSAGNGFDNAHLIGDRFGGSGLNEGLNIYPSSPDYNRKKMKDKEDNIAENLEDGTFFSMAVTADIWHRDGNETNIENHFDGHFNDSEGDFVGKGLVRRDLRAEIKEDIDKIPGQFGQVKYYINYRKKGELGRDEGYEDALKERGENVANLTYVPEKIQE; encoded by the coding sequence ATGACTTTTCTTACAAAGCAACATAAAGCACGACCTAAATCAATTGGGCATAACCGTCCTTTTTTTCAACCACGCCTGAAAGTTGGAAAAGCAGGAGGGAAGCATGAGAAGGAGGCTGATGTTGTTGCAGATCAGGTGGTAAAAAAAGTTGAGGATAGCCAAAAATCGATAGTTCAAGAAGGAAATGAAACAACTAAAGCTCCAGTCGAGTCTGTAACGCCAGTACAGGATAGCGATGAGCTAGTACAGCCTAAAGAAGACAAAGAAGATGATATTGTCCAGAAATATGCATTAGGTTCAGAAGGTGTAGCCGATAAGCAAGGTCTGGAAGATGAGTACGAAGTGGCGCCGGAGACAGAAAGTGCATTGAAGAAACCTTTAGGAGGTAAAGCACTCGATGCTCAGACGCAAGAGGAAATGGAAAAAGGCTTTGGAGCAGATTTTAGCAATGTCAGGATACATACCGATAGCCATGCGACTAAAATGAGTGAGGAGCTGGAAGCTAAGGCTTTTACCCGTGGTAATGATATATATTTTAATCAGGGTGCTTATAACCCTGCAAGTTCAGAAGGGAAGCGGCTTTTGGCGCATGAGCTTACACATGTTTTGCAGCAGGACAGCAGCTCTTCTGAAGAAGAAGTTGTGCAGAAGATGTCGTTAAGGGAGCGGGCTAGAAATGCTTTAAATAGAGTCGGAGAGTGGGCAGGGGATAGGATTGAAGATGGTAAAAATTGGCTCAGGGGCAGGCTATCTAATATGGTAAGCGATGTTCCAGGGTATGGATTGGTGACAGTTGTAATGGGTGAGGATCCACTTACTAACAAGTCTGTGCCCAGGAATGGCAGGAACTTCATTAGTGCAGGACTTGACGTTATCCCCAATGGTAGAGATTATAAACAAAAACTTGAAGAAGAAGGAGCGCTTGGTGAAGCTGCAGAGTGGCTGGATGATGAAATTGAAAAACTGGACATTAGTCCTAAGCAAATTGTAAATGAATTTAATGGGTTTTGGAGAAGCCTTTCTTTAGACGATGTTAGAGATCCCGAAGGTGCTTTTGAACGATTCACAGGCATATTTGCAGGTCCCATTGACCGGTTGAAGACTTTTGCCAGCAATATTGTCCGTGGGTTTCTTCGGATATTAAAAGATTACCTAGTTTCTAAGGCCAAAGACTTTCTTTTAAACCGTGAAGGTTTCAATTTTTATCCTTTATTGACTGTTGTTTTGGGACATGATCCAATATTGGGAGAGGAGGTTGATCGTAGTGGGGAGAATATCCTCAGAGGCTTTATCAGTTTGCATCCTGAGGGCGAAGAACAGTTACGCCAAATGGAAGAAAGCGGATCCTTTCAACGTGCTGCTATTTGGGTAGATGAATCGCTTTTGAGAATAAAAAATCTTGGTGGTGATTTGCGCAATGCCTTTGTTAATGCATGGGCAAGAATTACGGATATCCGCTCAATATTAAACCCTATAGGGGTATTTGAAGAAATATATGGAGAATTCCGGCAGCCTGTTCAGGAACTTAATAGTTTTGCAGGTGAAGTATCCAGAACTATACTTAGCTTCATAAAAGATGCTTTATTAAGCCGTTTGTCTGATTTTGCCCGGAATACTCGTGGGTATCCATTAATTACTGTTTTGATTGAAAGAGACCCTTTTACTAGGGAGCCGGTTGAACGAAATGTTGAGAATATAATCCATGGTTTTATGACACTGGTTCCAGGAGGGCAGGCACAGTTTGAAAAACTGCAGGAGAGTGGTGCTATTCAGCGAGCGTCTGATTGGATTGATAATGCTGTAGAAGATCTAGATATTACATGGTCTTATATAAGAGGTATTTTCACATCAGCTTGGGACTCCTTTACGCTGAGCGACCTGGCGCAACCTTTGGCTGCTTTTGAGCGGATCGTTGAAAAGTTTGCCCCGCCTGTATGGAGGTTGGTTAGTTTTGTGGTCGAGGTTGTGAAAAAGCTGATACAGATTGTGTTGGAGATTATGCAGTTTCCGACGGATCTTATTAGGTCTATTTTTAATAAGGCAGGAGACGTTTTTTCGGATATAGTAGGAGACCCGATAGGTTTTTTAAGGAATCTGCTTTTGGGGCTAAAACTAGGTTTTGAACAGTTTTTTGATAATATCGGGTCGCATTTATTGGCTGGGGTTAAAGATTGGCTGATGCGACAGCTTGGAGATGTTGGTATAACTCCTCCCTCAGATTTTTCTTTCCGTTCCATCTTCGGTTTGGTGCTAGAAGTGCTTGATATATCAGCAGACCAGATTTTGGAGAAAGTGGCAGATAAGATAGGGCCGGAAAACATGGAAAGGATCCGAGGGGCAGCCGGTCAAATACAAGGTGCTTGGTCTTTCGTTTCTGATGTCATGGAACGTGGACCTGTAGCAATATGGGAACGGGTTCAAAGCAGGATTAGTAACCTTTGGAATATGGTACTGGAGAAAGTAAGAAGCTGGGTTATTGTTGAAGTTATCCAAAAAGTGACACAGAAGCTCCTTACTATGCTTGTGCCAGCTGGCATTATGGCTATTATAAATAGTGCAATAGCTTTGTTCAGGGCATTGCAATCGGCGATAGCCTATTTCCGTCAGATTCTGGAGATGATAGACCGCTTTCTGGATGGTGTGGGCAATATTGTGGCAGGTGTATTGGGACCTGCAGCCGACAAACTAGAAAACGCTCTATCAAATGGACTGACCATCGCCCTTGGGTTTCTCGCTAACCAAGCTGGTTTAGGGAGAGTGGGAGCAAAGATTGGGGAAATGATTGAAGACCTAAGAGGGGTGGTGGATAGTGCTATAGATTGGGTCATTGACATGGCTTTCAGGGCAGGAGGGGCTTTGTTGGATATGGGGAAGTCTGCCGTAGAGGCTGTTAGGGGGTGGTGGAATGAACGATTTGGCTTCAGAACCGAATCAGGTGAGAGCCACTCATTTTATTTTGAAGAAATTGGAGGGGAAAGGGTATTGATGTTGGCTAGCGATCCAACACGATTTGAAGCCTTTCTGAACGAATATGAAGTTGGTGAAGGAGAAGACAAAGATAGAAAAGAAGCTGCGTTAAGTAAAGCCCGAGGTTTATTGACAGAAATTAATGAAATAAAAGAACGTGAAGGTGATAATGATCAGGAAATAGAAGCTAAAGTTCAAGAGTTGATTCCGGAAATAAGTTTCTTATTAACCGGTAAAGAAACAGGAGATGCACTTCCTCTTCTGGTGGAGTACTTGAATAAGAATGTTAAAGAAGGGCCTTCAGAAGAAGATACAGTGACGCCTGAGTTCAGGAATGCCGTTGAAGGCGATAAGCAAAGTAAGTATAATGAGGATGAAAACGGGAATAAGGTATATATGTTAACTGACCACGGAACCCGGATCCAAAGGATGAAAGGAATGAAGGACAAAGGGTATATGAAGCTAAGGATAGAAGACGGTTATTTGGTTCCTGCTATAGACCAATCTCCTCATAAGTTGTTCAAACCAGAAGGTTTGGAAATTAAGAAGTATAACGGTAGGTATGTTATTAACTACAAAACTAAGTCATTGAGTGAAACTGAAGATGGGACGCAAGATTTTATGGTGTTACTTAGGTTTGAAGATATTGTTGACGGGAATGTTAAAAGAGAAAAACGAACTGTACGAGGAAATCGATTGCAAAAAAAACCATCAGGGAAGCCTCGGGGCTCCCATGATTCAGCCGGTAATGGATTTGACAATGCTCATTTGATAGGAGATCGTTTTGGGGGCTCTGGTTTAAATGAAGGGTTAAATATTTATCCATCATCTCCAGATTATAATCGAAAAAAGATGAAAGACAAGGAAGACAATATAGCTGAAAATTTGGAAGATGGCACTTTTTTTTCAATGGCAGTAACTGCTGATATTTGGCATCGTGATGGAAATGAAACTAATATTGAAAATCATTTTGACGGACATTTTAACGATAGTGAAGGTGACTTTGTGGGAAAGGGTTTGGTAAGGCGAGATCTTCGTGCCGAAATCAAAGAAGATATTGATAAAATTCCTGGGCAATTTGGACAGGTAAAATATTATATTAATTATAGGAAAAAAGGTGAGTTGGGTCGTGATGAAGGGTATGAGGACGCTCTTAAGGAGAGAGGTGAAAATGTGGCTAATCTTACTTACGTTCCAGAAAAGATTCAGGAGTAA
- a CDS encoding ATP-binding protein: protein MDQLLKFLELTLRARLDFETGKSTVLEKPQVDILLSKDEALGRFIFDYKLQGQDLLIITLSLVPYISPSFFSKIIADYFPDGGELPEFGGVKAKNHRGMIPTGETLLYILAGNDPNTRKRCSLIFSESILFNKGIVYLGETSSYEPKWAGALLPDEEYAELFINEKVSKPKLSREFPAQIIETSLDWSDLVLSQKVMDQVKEVEDWLQYREVLMEDWQMKGRVKPGYRVMFFGPPGTGKTLTAALLGKYTQRDVYRVDLSLVTSKYIGETEKNLSSLFDKAENKDWILFFDEADAIFGKRTNVRDAHDKYANQEVSYLLQRIESHPGLVILASNFKNNIDAAFARRFQSIIEFPKPVADERFLLWQKNMPRKALNLEDSQLVMLAKKYELTGANIVNVIQYASLKALSQKNSYIEMEDLLAGVKKELLKEGKMFN, encoded by the coding sequence ATGGATCAACTGTTGAAATTTCTTGAACTTACTCTAAGGGCTCGGCTAGACTTTGAAACTGGTAAATCTACCGTTCTGGAAAAACCTCAAGTAGATATTCTGCTCAGCAAGGATGAGGCTTTGGGAAGGTTTATTTTTGATTATAAATTGCAGGGGCAGGACCTGCTGATCATTACTCTTTCATTAGTTCCTTATATCAGCCCATCCTTTTTTTCTAAAATTATAGCTGACTATTTTCCTGACGGCGGAGAGTTGCCTGAGTTTGGAGGAGTTAAGGCAAAAAATCACCGGGGTATGATTCCTACGGGAGAAACATTGTTATATATACTTGCCGGCAATGACCCAAACACCCGGAAGAGGTGTTCTCTTATATTTTCAGAATCTATCCTTTTTAACAAGGGGATAGTTTACCTTGGGGAAACATCTTCTTATGAACCTAAATGGGCTGGTGCTTTGCTTCCAGATGAAGAATATGCAGAGCTGTTTATTAATGAAAAAGTTTCTAAACCTAAGTTAAGCAGGGAGTTCCCCGCCCAGATCATAGAAACTAGTTTAGACTGGAGTGACTTGGTCTTAAGTCAGAAGGTAATGGATCAAGTGAAAGAGGTTGAGGATTGGTTGCAGTACAGGGAGGTGCTTATGGAAGACTGGCAAATGAAGGGACGCGTTAAACCTGGTTATCGGGTCATGTTTTTTGGGCCGCCCGGTACAGGCAAAACATTGACTGCTGCTTTGTTAGGGAAGTATACCCAGAGGGATGTGTACCGTGTAGACCTTTCTTTAGTGACCTCTAAGTATATTGGTGAGACAGAAAAGAACTTATCTTCGCTTTTTGACAAAGCAGAAAACAAAGATTGGATACTTTTTTTTGATGAAGCGGACGCTATTTTTGGCAAAAGAACAAACGTAAGAGATGCCCATGACAAGTACGCCAACCAAGAGGTGTCATACCTGTTGCAACGCATAGAAAGCCACCCGGGATTGGTTATACTAGCTTCAAACTTCAAGAATAATATTGATGCAGCTTTTGCCCGTAGGTTTCAAAGCATTATAGAGTTTCCGAAACCTGTGGCTGATGAGCGGTTTTTGTTATGGCAGAAAAACATGCCTCGAAAAGCTTTAAATTTGGAAGATAGTCAATTGGTCATGTTGGCCAAGAAGTATGAACTGACAGGTGCCAATATTGTTAACGTTATTCAATATGCCAGTTTGAAAGCCCTTTCTCAGAAAAATTCGTATATTGAAATGGAAGATCTTTTGGCAGGAGTTAAGAAAGAGTTGCTAAAAGAAGGTAAAATGTTCAATTAG
- the lipA gene encoding lipoyl synthase translates to MIELPVISSEANKRPSRPDWLRVKLPVGKEYARVRQLVDKYKLHTICESGNCPNMGECWGAGTATFMILGNICTRSCSFCAVATGRPNEYDTEEPVRVAEAVKLMGVKHCVLTSVNRDELKDRGAEIWHQTVAEIKKISPETTIETLIPDVKGNWDALERMISAGQEVVSHNMETVKRLYRMVRPQAKYDRSLEQLKRTKEYGKRNKSGIMLGLGETTEEVFEAMDHLVENGLDILTLGQYLQPTKMHLEVAEFIHPDKFALYREEGLKRGLKYVESGPLVRSSYHAERHVNVPI, encoded by the coding sequence ATGATAGAACTTCCTGTAATTTCTTCTGAAGCGAACAAAAGACCTTCCCGCCCTGATTGGTTGAGGGTAAAACTTCCGGTAGGTAAAGAATATGCCAGGGTAAGGCAGCTTGTTGATAAATATAAACTCCATACCATTTGTGAAAGTGGCAACTGTCCTAATATGGGTGAATGTTGGGGCGCAGGGACTGCTACTTTTATGATTCTTGGCAATATATGTACCAGAAGTTGTTCTTTTTGCGCGGTAGCAACAGGACGTCCTAATGAGTATGATACCGAAGAGCCCGTTAGGGTAGCGGAGGCCGTCAAGCTTATGGGTGTTAAGCACTGCGTACTTACATCGGTAAACAGAGATGAACTTAAAGACCGGGGTGCTGAAATTTGGCACCAGACAGTGGCTGAAATTAAAAAGATTTCTCCTGAAACGACCATAGAGACATTAATTCCTGATGTAAAAGGAAATTGGGATGCATTGGAGCGGATGATCTCTGCGGGACAAGAAGTGGTGTCACATAATATGGAAACGGTTAAACGCTTGTATAGGATGGTTCGTCCACAGGCGAAGTATGATAGGAGTCTTGAGCAGTTAAAACGCACTAAGGAGTATGGAAAAAGAAACAAAAGCGGTATAATGCTTGGCTTGGGCGAAACTACCGAAGAGGTGTTTGAGGCGATGGATCATCTTGTAGAGAATGGCCTTGACATTCTAACGCTGGGGCAATACTTGCAGCCTACCAAAATGCATTTAGAAGTGGCGGAGTTTATTCACCCTGACAAGTTTGCACTTTATCGTGAAGAAGGTTTGAAAAGGGGGCTTAAATATGTTGAGTCTGGCCCACTGGTAAGGTCTTCTTACCATGCAGAGCGACATGTAAATGTGCCAATATAG